tgtaattttaattttgtatatagttgagtttgattttttaatgaaaaatttgtgtcttatataaatactatttattattacaaaaaaataatattaaagttttaacccACCCTACCCAAGGTGTGAGAGGTGTAAAGCTTCCAAATAATACCCTCTTGCACCCTTTTCACATGTTTATTCCTAAAAACTTTCTTTGTTTTGATACTAAATTGCATGCATTTTTATATGAAGATACAAAGTAATTATCTTGATATTGGGTTAAAGGGCGCGCCCAAAGCCAAAAGGACTTCTAGCCTATCAACCTAAAGTATCCAAATCATATTTTATGGTACCCTattagaatatattaaaaaatacaaataaaaattataaatttcaattaaataataatttcttttaaaaaatatacatttttcaatataatatttagttaatagTAATTATAGTTTTGTAGACGCCCGTCTAGCGACCTTCGTACACtctttgtatatacatattgcCCTTTGTTAGACCTATTTTTTGATACCAAGTTGTatgtattttaataagaattgaCCAAGTTATgacatttaagttaaaaaaaccttaaatttgattcaaaaattcGGTACTCAAAATgccataactttttgtaaaattgttcaattttaataattttcacctttaaaatactgaattaaaaaccttttcagtgatatataacaatctagTGTTaggttaacttaaaaatttcatgtcacGTACCTAATTAATGTtatagtgatatatatatatatatatatatatatatatatatatatatatatatatatatatatatatatatatatatatatatatatatatatatatatatgtatatacatttatgtatattatattctatttttgtttttttttgggtttgTTTTTGagtattctttattttattcatatttattttttacacttgCTTATTTTCTTGTcctttataaatttgtattctTTACAAGGTTGCTCTACTTGTTTTAGAAAAGCCATATGAAAGCGAACCTTCCTATCGGTATTATGTTATTTAACACctttgtataatatttactggtaaatatattgttattgttgttgttgtaacaTTAACACTTACAGCTGAACCCTAACAACAAAAATCAATCATCTATTAATAATATGagataactaataatatttttttatcattttaaagaaatattggTAAACACGTAGAACTAATGCATACAGAACAGGGGCGGATGCAGGATTTTTTGTGGGTGTTGCCTGTTTTTTTTCGAGTTGCCAAAATATAGTCGGCGATATTTTTTTGGTAAACCCCTCCCCCGGGCTAGCAAGGGAGGGGGGGAGGTTGCAAAAAAATATCGCCGACTATATTTTGGTAATCCGTCATCAAAGCGGCATCagtactttattattacttacttGGCATTGTTCTCAATTAcccatataaaacaaaattataaaaatattgccttggctattctgttcataaattagacattttttacttgtctaacctatttaacgaagtgcaccaacgagaaggtaagccataggactttgcactccatctgTAAACTGTCATGTGGCCTAaagttagccctccatttctggattctttccttttcttgataggcagttagTGTAAAGCATTTGTATTGTTGCcttaggttagccctccatttctggattcttaccttttcttgataggcagttaaTGTAAAGTATTAATATAGTTGCCTTAGGTTAGCcatccatttctggattctttccttttcttgataggcagttaggccaaattttttttaatagggtttttttttttaattttttatgttggtttttctaatttttaataaatataagataaacttaaatataaaataaaatacacgaATATagtcaataaacaaaaaagaaattaataaactaatattaGGTAAAAACCAATTCTAAGTGTCGTTcccctaaaacagaaaaaatatttaaaactttccaCATCAGGAATTATTTCTTGATGAATAGACATCAGAGCTAAAGAATTAAACCTTCACTCTGTCATGCAGTTTCGCATATAAGTTTTAAGTCTGCGTATAACAGAAATGCTCCTCTCGCATTCACATGTAGTAATTGGAATTGTTCccattattaaaaaaccttCCCTAATGTTTGGGAAACCCCTCATATCAATAGACTTTGAAGTCTCTGTAATAGTGGATGGGATCACAGATTGATTGTTCCAAAATGTTTCCCACAAATCTAATTCAGCATGAATTGATGTAGGATGAGGCATATccgatatataaaaatgcaaaaattccataaaatctgacttccaaaaacatttttctttattttttttacaacagttgCAGGAATACCAGATGCAAGCAATCATCTCACCTTCATCAAATCTATCTTctaattcattaattaaatGATCTAGAAGAGGAGATGTGAtggaatatttgaaataatctgAAACTGTGTCAAAGGGATAATTATCTCTATAAACTTGTCTGCCACAGAACCTTGGTTTAACTTCTGAAACATCAAGAGTCTTAGCTAGGTCAAGAGCAATTAAGTACCATTTGTTATGATagacatcaatatttttttttaaatctaaaatttgagttttcaaacaatttatttcattacacTGTTGTGATATATCAAATGTTTTAGTTTGGAGAACAACAGTTATGGCGTAAAAATAGTccattatttgttttgttaaaactaagctcacaataaaagaaaaatttgtcataagatttaaaaacatGAAGCTTTTGAAGAAGTATCAATATTATAACTCTTACCTTCATTGTATGCCATTTCTTTCATTGAATGAAAAACGGATAtgtagttatcaaaaaaaacatccAGACCTTTAAGTTTCTGAACCCATCTAGTTCGACATGTATCAATTAATTTTGCTTGACCaggaaaaatgaatttattgagACAGCTAGCACGTTTAgctgataagttaaaaaaatatgatatatctTTGATTTGATCAAGAGCATTTCTAACACTCTGAACATTGCATGATTTactaataactaaattaagtttatggCAAGCACAGTGAACAAGAATAGCCTTTGAATTGATAAGTTTAATTCTAGATGAAATACCTTTTAATTTACCAGACATTGCCCCAGCACCATCATCCCTTGACCTCTACATTTTTGGATATCAAGACCAAGATCATCAATTGCAGAAATTATGTTTTGCGCAAGACTAAGACCAGTTGTACCAGATTTACATTCAATAAACCGTAGAAAGTCTTCACAAATAACATTATCACAGTCAATGTATCTAATAACTAGAGATAGCTGTTCAACATTAGAACAATCAGAGGCTCCATCACACAAGATAGAAAAATAACctgactttttaattttcttaattagAACTTTTTCGATTGTTTTTCCACAGCATTCAATAAGTTCGTTTTGTGCGGTTTTAGATATATAAGTTGCATTTTTAAGAGCAGAACGAATATGGTGCTCAAGAACTTTATCACCTGCttcaatacaaaaatttaaaagctctacaAAGTTACCTATACCAATGTTGTCTTTACATGTTTCTCCAATCTGTGGATGATACCTACTGTCACGATGACCTCGAAAAGCAATATCGTTGCGgccaagaaaaataattgtttttataattggaattaatttatttcgattacttataataagtttttttcttagatTATCTATGTCAACttcaatcagattttttttgaattagatcTAGATTGCAGCATGTTCAGACAATGCATTGACATATGATGAAGTCGACAATTATTATTGTGATCCATATAAGCACGAGTTGCATTACCccatattttaaaaggtttttgaatAAAGTTGATTATTGTGGTATTGTTTGGAATTCTGCTACCCAACAGTGTACATGGAAGGCAGTATGCTCCATCTTCAATCTGTGAGTAAGCTAACCAGGAATATTCAAGTAgccatttatgtaaaaatgatcgttttttttttcaccagaAACAGGAAAAACAAAAGACAAgttaggaataaatattttattaactagatCTAATAACATTGAATCATCTTTGCCAGCAGATAAATGTCTACCGCGCTCATAGTAAGTAGAAACATCATAAAAAGGAAGACTTGAAGACTGATCTGATGCACAAGGATTACAATTAAGTAAGATTGGATTAGGAGTAATATCAATACTTACATCTACAATTTTAGTTTCATTATCTATGCAAAACTTTATGTAAGATtgaactaatgattttttatttgaaaatagatTTTTAGGAGGTTGATAAGATAAACTAAGAACCTTAGTGGTAACAGAAGAATGTGATAGAACACTTGGCAAAACTGAACACGATCctctttttaaattacttttgacAAATTTCTTTAAGCATAAAACTTCTCTTTTCACAATAGGGACAAAATGATTTGGTGACCACATATCTTTATCCTTGGAAATAGAGCGACAATCATAACCATAAAATACTcagaatttctttattttttttatgatcacCACGTGGGTATATACTcacattaaataactttttatatttttcaagtccAAATTCAGGATAAACAGAACGAATTTGCTTATTTAACACTGTAGATAATgcaattaaacaaagaaaagaagcaaATCTATTGTTTCTGCAATTGTTATAGGCTTCTCTTTTTATAAGTTcagaaatatttatatcatttaattctGTAAAAGAATCAGAAGACTCAAATGAAACACATGCCAAAACACTAAAGAgtgaagaaaaacttttagattccACTTGGTTTAAGATTATTGGGTATCTTGAATAAAAGGTTGCTTTCTCAAACAACTCAACTGAAGTTCATAGTTGAAGAATTTCATGTGTTTTATCtgatgaatttattaataaagcagCAGAGTTGTAAAGACAGTTACCATTTTCCATTGACCTGTAAAGTCATAtcatatataaactaaatataactaaaaaaaaacatattaaactaAAGGTTATTTGTTAAgaattattgtattataaacaaaatgaaacataaaaaaacgattttaaacTCATACTTTCAAACAATAtagtcttcatttttttttagcctgggaataaaagcttccatttcAGAATTTCTTAAAGAAAGAAGATCTTTGTTTACAACAGGAAACTttgaatttaaatctttaaaattattacgaAGCTTTACTTTGTAAGTCGTAATATTAGGCAAATGCTTGGCTTTAATGGCATTGGATAGCAACAAATCcataattgcaaacaaaaataaaatttgtcttaaaaattactttaaactaatttttgatttttttggccTTAATTAcggcaaacaaaataaatacattgcaataacgattgatTAAAAGGGTTCTTTCGGTTccgtttactttaaaaaaagaatcctGATTTAATAGCGGCGTTTTGAAACATCACGGAGGAGAGCGAAGTCTTTGAAACATTGTTAAAGCCGTGTATGTTTTTCTATAAaggcaatatttattttttcaaagaactcatatatgcatataagtatactataaatttaagttttgtattttttatattatgaaacggaattttttataacttcttagAATATTATGGGTGTATCCTGGGCAACACAGGATAcccctagatccgcccctgcaGAATTTAGTTTCtcacagaaaaataaaaaatatttttttaaagtcaatgtTACATAAATGTGATATACTCGCTTTCTTATTATATGATAAAGCTGTTACATTATTTCTTTGGCGCAGAGGATGACAATGAGCTTTTGCAAATTGTGTAATAAAATCTTGAGCTTCAGCTGCTGTTTGAAAGCATTGTGCCTTATGTAGGTCCATTTTTTTGACTAGCTCGTTGTGTGTGTTTTTCCGGTTTTGCTTCGTTATAAGTTGCTTGCctcatcttaaaaaaattaccgCCACTCTAGCAAAATTCTAAGCTTAAGGTGGCGGCATTTACCGCTGAAATagatttattcatatatatatatatatatatatatatatatatatatatatatatatatatatatatatatatatatatatatatatatatatatatatatatatataatatatatatacatatatatatatatatatatatatatatatatatatatatatatatatatatatatatatatatatatatatttatatatatacacacacatatatatttatgtgtgtgtgtgtatatacaggctatatatatatatatatatatatatatatatatatatatatatatatatatatatatatatatatatatatatatatatatatatatatatatatatatatataaagtatagtaagtgtattttacaaatagagtgctcaatgttcttaaagaataaGACCATCTTCTTGATTAGCCTATTAATAGCAAAACAACTTGTTGAAGAAatttagataagtgtttttactaatttatatatatgtgtgtgtgtgtgtgtgtgtgtgtgtgtgtgtgtgtgtgtgtgtgtgtgtgtgtgtgtgtgtgtgtctaccTTAGCATATTTGTGTAacaaattattatcataattttgttacattaattaaatatgccaaaccctcagtcgatgtagcataCATTGTAAGCAGtactttttttgtgtgaattatattgatatatatatatatatatatatatatacatacatatatatatatatatatatatatatatatatatacatatatatatatatatatttatatgtgcgtgtatatatatatatatatatatatatatatatatatatatatatatatatatacactcacaTATAAAGATATGTAATggcattatattttataaatatgtatgcataattttttattttagatgtaagcattaataaaacagttttaagcaaaaataaagcaTGAATCATTACGGTTTTCAAAGAAAACTGCAATTATTCTTTCCTATATAATCTTCAATCAAAACATGCatcatatttaataaactacTTTATTGATATAcgaatttattattatgttaattttCACAATCGTGACTTATgctataaaaattgtttgtattattcttaaatagtaaaatattatatttagttgaaaaatgtttgtttatttttttgaaatgtactAAATTGAAACTACAAGTTTTCGATAtgcttaacattttttatttcatatttaagatgaggaaaataaaaataacaaatatatttataaaaacataaaaaaacaataatgaaagCATATTAACACTAGAAGGAACGTTTGAGTTGTTTTATACTAACAGAGctcaataaacaatttatagagCAGTTGTATAATTTTGGGCTACTAAATAAAAtctctaaatattaaaacatttacaaaacttGAATATAACCTCATTTTagtgttgtcaaaaaaaaatttatttgtttaaataaaacccTGATTGCTGTCTACCATACAGTTATATTATAAACCTTCTAGCATACTGCACAGGGTAGTTAAGAATTGAAACGtacatatgtttaaaaaaaaacatgttcatataactaatatttttagtaaaccTATTAGTAAAAGGTTTACTTTGTTAAACAATGtaacattttgaaaacatttagaatatataagaataaaaatagcGTTTTTAATATggcatttttaatgtttgtattttttttatattttgaacaataaaataacattgaatgttgtttttatgattcaaaatataacaaaaatacagGCATTAAAAATCCCATACAAAggtatttttatacatatatatttcatcgttttataaataaaccatttgatttttaagtaaacaaataTTGTTGCTATATTTAATTGAagcattattgtttaaaataagttaaaatcatCTTTACAAAAGCATTATTCTTCACAAATTTGTCAGAACGTCTCAAcgtaaatactattatttataaatctgGCTGTACTCAGTGCCAAACTAAGGCTTTGTTGGCCCTAAGGCACATTTTAATAAGTGGCCTGAAAATACAGATAATACGGACTTTCCCACATTCAATTTCAATGCATAGAAGTGACAAATCACTTTTAATGCACAGAAGTGAAAGTACAGAAAGACGCCGTTGAGccattgtttattgttttgcaTCTTTAATTCTTTTCAATTGAGAAAACGAACGTTCTCCTGAACAATTGGTTGACATCAGACATAAGTAGATCCGGAGTGCTATTTCAGTATTTGGAAATGCTTGATATACACCAGAATTGTGCAGCATTTTAAACACCTTCTGAGCACTTGAATCAACTTGATTCTGTGCACTTGATCCTTCTTCATAGTTTCTCTGTTCTCTATACCAGCACATAAATTGTCGAAATTCTGTTGGAAAATTAGAACAAAGGTTTTTCGAGTACACAGTAACCATTCCTTTAACAGCAATGTCAATATCTTCATCGGTCATGGAGTCATACTCAGTCAGAACTCCAAATCTCTGCAGCACAATTGAGTAAGCTTTAATGCGTTTCTTTAATGCATTTTTCAGCTGATCGATGATGACATAGAAGGTATTGACCTTGAAGTTTTGCTGACTTGACATCCCTTCCATAGGATCTGCGGCATCTCCATCAATGATTTGTCTCTTACGCTTTGGTTGTCCTCGACTTTCAGATTTATATGTGCTGTTGCCACAACGATCACCTGCCTTCTGATTATAATCATCAAACTTCTCTCGGCATTCATCCAAAAATATATGCAAGCTCTTCAGCAGACCAATAGCTGGAGTTAATTCAATTGTAGAACTTTGCAATAACTTGCTATTAATATTGAACCTCTGCAGAATGTCATTCCAAAGTTCACACAATAAGGCAACTTCAATAGTATCCAGGCGTTTGGCCAATGAACCCGCTTCATTCCTTGTGCTACCATTCTGATTACAATCCCCCGAGATCTCCTAAAGAGCACTTTGTAATTGGTGGTACCCTTGAACACTGCTTTTGCAGCATCAGCTCGAGCAGACCACCGGGTATCTGATAGGTATTTTGGAACAAGCATTCTGGTTGGTTTTTAACATGGGTCATCATGACATCCCAACGATGTGTTGATGCTACAATGAAAGTATACAGGCAAttcaatatgttaaaaaatgaaactgctTCAACGCAACAATCCACAGCTGACTGGCCAACTAGGTTCAACGAGTAGGCAGCACAAGGAATGTAGTCCACtaaactgtttttgtttttcaggaTTTGTTGCATGCCAATATATTTACCAGATATAATGCTGGCATTATCATATGTCTGACCGCGGCAATTTTTGTAGTCGATGTCTTGATCTGACAAGTACTTAAGCAGTGTGCCCTGTGTGACTGGATATATtgataaatgtcaaaaaacgcTCCACAGGCTGGTAATCCACCATATTAATATAACGAAGAATGATGGTCAGCTGGTCACAATGGGTAATATCAGGAGTGGAATCTACTGAAACTGAAAAATACCGTGACTTTGAACTCTCATCCTTTATGAAACCCATAACTTGTTCACCCATCATTGCAATTAATTCTTCACAgattgtttttgataaatatgatGTGTGACCGCGTCCGCGATTGCCATGAGTACAGATGTGCTGGGACAAAAATGGATCAAATTGACCAATAAGCTCCAAGATGCCTAAATAATTTCCATTTTCTCTGGTGCCAACAACTTCATTGCTACCTCGAAGAGGGAGACCTCTCTCACAAAGAAAAGTAATGGTTGCAACACAGCGCGACAGGACATTTCTCCAGTAATTGCGCTGCTCCAACATATTGTTGTGCAATTGCTCGTCAACTCTCCCAGCAGCAACACTTCTTTGACATAAAGTGAGAATTGATTGTATGTGCTTTGCAATGATTTCATGGGATTTTAAGTATTGTGTCATATTCTTCCAATCCTTAAATCCTGAGCCAGACAACTGTGACCGGTCATATGAAAACAGAATGCAGGGAAAGCAGAAGACATATGTCTTGGCTGGAGAATAAACAAGCCAGTCACGATCAACGATATCGCCATTTGGCAAAACCCTTTTTAAGACACTAGAATTTAGGAAGCGATTCACTCCACTGTATTCCCGCTTTGTTTCTGGATAACTGTCTGCCAAGTTTCGAAAATGGATTGTTCCAAGGCTGATGCACATGTTACGCACATGATCTGTTATGTCACCAAAACTCCCAACATCATTGGGAATGGTTCCTGAACCAGTATCAGCTCTGTCTTCAAATTTTTCAGTATGTccaaatttaaatgcaatttttgcAGCCTCTTCCTTGTGATCAATACCTACCTGAGATGTTGATGAGGATGGTGGGGAGTTGAGAGTAATATTATCAGTAGCATCAACCTTGTTCGTGGCAGTGGAAAATGAATTGATTTTGGGTATTTTCTTTAACAGTTTATCTTCATCATTTTCTTCTCTAACTCCTTCGCTCGCTCCCAACCACCTTTACGTATCGACATTATTCTAAAAGTAAAACGTAAAAGTGATCTTTAAAAAcgtatttttatgtattcaaTAGCATAATTATtcgatttaaaaataattgattcaTAAAGTCATatcataaaataatgtaaaattttaaaaattgatttcttgTGAACTGCATGATAAGAACATACAAaacctatatataatatagattttaatattcgaaataataatttaaagtcaAACTACCAGTATACCAGAAGAAAATCATTTGATGAATTTGGTTTTGAACTACCAGAATAAACACCAATTATGAATTCAGATGATGGGATTTCTAGTATGCACCCACATATAACCCAAAAACATTTCACTGTGCTGTTAAAGAGAGGTAATCCATCAATAAATAGACAAAGACTCAACTTGGAAAGATcagaatttatattttgttcaattaaaataataattacaacagAAATCTAACAATAATGATAACAGCGtcaacataatttattaaaaattatagattcCTATAAGTgatggattttatttttgtttatttcaggAGCATGGTGTTCAAAAATTCATGCAAATTACTCACTGGGATCGATTGTTTGACTTACTAATGATCTGCTTCTTATACCCCTAGGTCACAGAACTGAAGTTCTACATGTATAGTGTATATACGTTTTCTATGTTGAAGCAAgaactaatttataaattaaaataatattaattagaaTATGTAAATGGATATGTgatataataatgattaaacatattgttttatatatatatgataaaaaatcatacatatatatatatatatagatatgtatgaTAGTGAAAGTCAAAATGAAAGTCACTCAGTATAGTTGAGATACATGGATCTAATCCATATTATATTAGTGagctttattatattaatatcaacaataaataaaatatgtgacaaatatgttttgatagaaacatttaaaacatggCACGTTGAACAAAAAAGCTATACCCAGTTCTTTCTGCAGTAAATGTGATgcttttttctactttaaacctactaataaatttaaaggattacaattttataacaatagttatatctaaaagtatattcatttgctaaaaccattaattttattactacgCTTTGTTATTGTTTACGAAAGAGTTccattgtttaaaacaaatgttatcaaatttcaaaaatataaaaaaacacattatttttcgaatattttattcgaaatattttaaatcgatattttcgaagaaaaaaattatcacttatAAGAATGaattagttacaatttttgACATCGTAAAATTGACATACGAACTAAATGTGTATAATAATtggaataattataataatttcatcaataaagataagacattaatataaatttatgtatacattttttgtGGCCTGGATTTTTCGATGGCCTTAAGGCATGTGCCTTATTTGCCTAGGGGTTAATCCGGCACTGGCTGTACTAGACATCCCAGAATCCTTGTTTGCTAAATTACAAGAAAACTTGCGAGTCGTATACCACTGGTCCAAACGTTTCTATGTTTATACTTAGGGTTGTAAATCCTGGCTCGTATTCATGAACGGCTCGGTGATCGGCTCGACAAGAGCTCGTTCATGTTCGGCTCGA
This Hydra vulgaris chromosome 04, alternate assembly HydraT2T_AEP DNA region includes the following protein-coding sequences:
- the LOC136079389 gene encoding 52 kDa repressor of the inhibitor of the protein kinase-like; the protein is MGNRNKLIPIIKTIIFLGRNDIAFRGHRDSRYHPQIGETCKDNIGIGNFVELLNFCIEAGDKVLEHHIRSALKNATYISKTAQNELIECCGKTIEKVLIKKIKKSGYFSILCDGASDCSNVEQLSLVIRYIDCDNVICEDFLRFIECKSGTTGLSLAQNIISAIDDLGLDIQKCRGQGMMVLGQCLSVRNALDQIKDISYFFNLSAKRASCLNKFIFPGQAKLIDTCRTRWVQKLKGLDVFFDNYISVFHSMKEMAYNEVLTKQIMDYFYAITVVLQTKTFDISQQCNEINCLKTQILDLKKNIDVYHNKWYLIALDLAKTLDVSEVKPRFCGRQVYRDNYPFDTVSDYFKYSITSPLLDHLINELEDRFDEGEMIACIWYSCNCCKKNKEKCFWKSDFMEFLHFYISDMPHPTSIHAELDLWETFWNNQSVIPSTITETSKSIDMRGFPNIREGFLIMGTIPITTCECERSISVIRRLKTYMRNCMTE